The Deltaproteobacteria bacterium genomic interval GGATCTTTCAGGACGGGGCGTTTGCCGACACCATTGAGGTTGCGGCGACCTGGGATCGTCTCTTGCCACTTTATGAGTCGGTGCGGGAGGCATTGGGGGAAAAAGTGCTTGTGCTGGCGCATTTCTCTCACGCCTATCATGATGGGGCCTCGATCTATTTTACCATTGTCGGCGCGGCCGGGCGGGAAGAAGAGGTTGCCCTCTACGATGAAGTTTGGGATCGGGCCATGAAGACAACGCTGGCCCAGGGGGGGACGATCAGCCACCACCACGGGATCGGCCTTCTTAAGGCAAAATATATGGAAGAGGAACTGGGGTCTCTGATGAATCTTTTTCGGAAGATTAAAAAGAAACTGGACCCTCAGGGGATCCTGAATCCCGGAAAGCTGGGGCTTGGGTGATTGAAACCTTGGATACCCTCTCCGGGTTGGTGACGGTCAAGACCGGTTTTTCTTTTCGCGCCCTCGAAAAGGCGTTGAACAAAAAGGGGTACACCTCCGGTTATTTCTCGGCTCCTGCCAATGAGGTGACCGTTCAGGAGGCGCTGGAGAAAAATCTGCCGAACCGTGATGAAAAACGGTATGGGTCGCTCTGGCACCTTTGCACCGCTGTGGCCGTGCTGACCGCTCAAGAAGGGGTCCGGTATGAGACGAAAAGGAGTCCCGCTTCGGCGGCGGGACCGCTTTTTAAGAACATTTTTATCGGTTCCCACGGTCAATGGGGACGGATTGTTGAGGCCACTTTAAAGGTTTTCCCGCGATGACGGAACAGACCCTCACCCCTCCGGCGATCACAAAGGCCCTCGAGAACTGTACCTATTGCCCCAAACTCTGTCATTACGCCTGCCCGGTGGCGGCCGTTGAAGGAAACGAGACGGTGACGCCATGGGGGTTGATGAGCGTCATGAATCTCACCCGCAAGGGGGAGATCCCTTTTGATCAAAAGACAGCGGCGCTTGCTTATCAGTGCACCCATTGCGGTGCCTGTACCGAGGCGTGCGCCTTGGGCAACCCGGTGCCGGCGGCCCTGAACCACTTTCGTGAAAGGGCCTTTGCCGCGGGGATCGTCCCGGCGGGGGCGAAAGAGACCTCTCTCCACTTCAGGAAACGGAGCAATCCCTATGGGATCGATCTTCTGACAAAGTTGCAGAGAACTTTCGGACAGGAGGAGATGGCTGAAAAGGGAGACCCGGTTGTTTATTTCCCCGGTTGCACCGAGACAGAGTTTTTTCCGGAAAACATCAAAAGTTTTTTGAACGTGGTCGGACGATTGAATCATTTTCCCGTTCCCCTTTATCCGGGGGAGATTCAGTGCTGTGGTTACCCGTTGTATGCGGCGGGGGACAGGGATGGTTTTCGGGAGATTGCCGAGATCATGAGCCACGCCTTGGCCGAGTATGATACCATCGTGACCGCCGATCCGGTTTGCTTTACCACCCTGACGACCCTCTACCGGGAGGCCGGTTTTCCGATCAAGAAGAAAATCTTGCACCGGTCCGAGTTCCTGGCGCCGCTTTTACCGGAAGGATTCTCCGTGGTAGAGGATAAAAAAATTTTCCTTCACGACGGCTGTTTTTTGAACGGGAAACACTGCTGTGGTGCCGGGGGACTGTTTCCGGTCACATCGCCCAAGGTTTCACGGGCGATGGCGGAGGCTATTCTGACGGAATCCGCCGCCGCCGGTGCCCGCACGCTGGTGACCGATTCACCGACCTGCGAACTTCAGTTGAAGGGTTGTCATTCCAAAGAAATCCATGTTAAAAATTTAATCCGGGTGATCGAAGGAAACCTTGTCCAAAAACCTTAAGACATTTTTTATCATCAACCCGAAGGCCGGCGGCGGCAAGGCGGACCGGAGATGGCCTCGCATCCGGGAGACCCTGCGGACGGGTGGATTTGACGGTTTTGAGGAGGTCTTCACGGAGGCAACCGGGCATGCCACAGAGCTAGCGACCGAGGCGTTGCGCAATAATTTTGAAATGGTAGTGGCGGTCGGTGGAGATGGGACGATCCATGAAGTGGTCAACGGTTTTTTCCATCAGGGAACCCTGATAAAAACCGGGGCCTGTCTCGGCATCCTCTCCCTCGGCCGAGGGAGTGACCTGATCCGCGCACTGGGGAGATCCCAAAAGTGGGAGGAACAGTTGCGACTCCTTTATGGAAAGGAGACGCGGATGATTGATCTGGGAAAGATCGCCTATCTGGCGCCGGATGGGAGGCGGCGAGAGCGGTATTTTGTCAATATCGCCGATTGCGGGATTGTGGGGGATGTCCTCCAGCGGTTGGGGCAGTTCCCCGGTTTTTTGGGGGGGACGATCGCCTACCTCGGAAGCAGTCTGGAGAGTTTTTTACTCTATCGAAACAAGAAGGTTACCATCACCATTGATGGGGAGAAACTGGAGCCACGCAGAGCCTGCGCGGTGATCGTGGCGAACGGTCAGTCGTTTGGCGGCGGGCTGAAGGTCGCCCCCAAGGCCGAAATTGATGACGGCCTCCTGGACATCCTGATCGTGGCCGATTTTCACCTCCTGGATTTTGTCCTGGCCCTGCCCCGGTTGTATGCCGGAACGATTGACCGTTCCCGCTCCTCAAAAATCATCTACCGCAAGGCGAAAAAGGTCCATGTCGCCTCCGAGGAGAAGGTCCTGCTCGATGTCGACGGGGAGCAACCGGGCCTCCTCCCGGCCGCCTTCGAAATCGTCCCGAAGGGGCTGGCGGTCAAGGCTTAAAAATACTAGCAACCCAGTCGTGGGCTGGCCGATGATGGCGGCGGTATGGCCCTCCCCCCGATCAGCCTTGTCGTTTCTGCCGCCTTGGCCCAAAACCGTCCACCGACAAGACCGGAAGATGATACCAGCGCCCAAGGGGCTTCAATAGAGGATGCCTATATCCCTCCTTATAAGAGACCCCCTTGGGGTTTGGGATGGCTCTACCGCCTCGTGAGGGCCGCGAGATCACAAACAGTGGTCGGAACAGCTCCGGTCCAAACCACCACGGCGGCAGAACCCAGTCCCTCACCGGATCTCTCCGAGGGAAGAAAATTTGAGCTGGATGTTGAGGTTTTCCGAGGGGTCTTGGACAACCTTACGGAAGCGGATGAGCCGGTCTCTTCCCCCCTCCTCCGGAGTGCCAAGGGGTTGATCGTCCTGGAACTAATGAGCCACGAGACTGTCGCCCGTGAGACTGCGCGGCGTCCCGGGATCGGGATCCTCCGTTTTGATCTCTCGGAGAGTACCGATGCCCTTCGTGTGGCGTTGGATCAGTACGCCTTTGAGCTCCGGGCCCGCTCGGTGACCTTTCCTTCAACCTCGCCGGAGTTTCATTATCTCCGCGGCCGTCTGGCCGAGACCGAGGAAAGGTTACGGGTTGTGACCGCCCAGCTGACGGCGTACGACGCCGTGGCGGAGGCTGGCAATGACCTGCCCTATTTGAAAAACCTAAGGCTGTTCCTCCGTAGTCTCAGGGGGGAACAAAGAAGGGGAGATTCTTCCATCCTCCTGGCCCGCCTGGTCTACAGTGTTGCTGTTTCCTGTCCCGGGGAATACCGGGCCAATCCCTCAAGGATTGGTGGACCACGGGGGGTTGAGGAGACGATCTATGCCAACCGTCGTTGGCTGGCCTATCTGCAGGAACGCCTCAGTCTCACCGTCCTGGAGGGGACGGAGAGGTTGGTTCTTGAGGGGGAAAGGCTCTCTGCCTTAAGACAGCTTGTCCAGGATTTTGAGACGGCGGTGACTGCGGATGAGCGGAGGATTGCCAATAGTCAAGGAGTGGTCGACTTTGATGAGATTCAACGGGCCTATCGGGCCTATCAGGATCATCTGGACGGCTGGATTGTCTATCTCAGGATCCTGATATTGGCTGTGGGAGGGATGAGGGGGAGTGGTGATGAACTGGACCAGCTCAGAGCCGTCTTGGCCAGGGCCCTGGAGGCCAGGGGAAGATTACCTGATCCCGGTCGGGGGAGTGGTTCAGGGACGCCGGCCGCCCCAGTTTCTTCCGGAGGGAGAGGGACTCCGCCAGTCAACGGTCCGGGGGCAAGCGCTTCTGCTTCCATCGGTCCGGATGAATCAGATCTTGTCTATGCACCAGAACGATGGAGAGGGTTTGTCGACTCCCTTCCGGATCCGGCGCAGAGGCAGTGGCTGGAGGGTTTATTTGGCGTTGCCGGTCCCTCGTCACGGGCGGGGTTGTTGGCCACTCTTGAGAGAGGCGGTCTTTTGGAACGGTATCAACTGGCCGGCGCCCGGTTGGCCGGGGCGTTTGAAGGGGTTGCCGATCCTGCCGGTTATGCGCTGGCGACCGACGTTGCACAGGTTTTGGTCGCCTCCGGGTTTGAGGTTCAATCGGCCCGGGCCGGGGTCAGTCAGGCGGTTCGTCCCGCCCTCCTTTTGGAACGGCCGATTTTCGATGTTGAACTGTCGCGTGGCGCAGAACGCCGCCCAGAAGTTTTACGCCCAGAAGTTTTACGCCCAGAAGTTTTCGTTGACATCCTCCGTTAACAAACTCTAGAGTCCCGCCTGTTTCTTGAAAAAACGGTTATGCTTAAAACTCCGGAATCTCCTGACATCAAACTGGGTCTTGAAGGGATCATCGCCGCCCCCAGCCAGATCTGCGACATCGACGGCGAAAAAGGGGAGCTGATCTACGCCGGTTACAACATCCATGAGCTGGCGGAAAAATCGACCTTTGAAGAAGTCGCCTTTCTCCTCTGGCACCTCCGTCTCCCGACACGGCAAGAGTTGCAGAGATTGATGCTGGATCTGGAGGAAAATTCCGAGATCCCGCACGAGATTATTGGTTTTCTAGAAAAAATCGCGCCACGTCTCTCCGCGATGGGGATGCTCCGGACCTTTGTTTCGATGCTGGCCCACTTTGACCCGGAGGCGGGGGAACGATCCCCGGCGGCCAACGAAAATAAAGCGCTCAGGATTGTCGCCAAGATCCCGACACTGATCGCCGCCTTTGACCGGTTCCGCAAGGGGGAGCATTTTGTTCCTCCGAAGAAGGGGCAGAATCTGGCGACCCGGTTTCTCTACCAGCTTTTCGGCAAGGAGCCTCTGCCGGAGGCGGCCAAGGCGATGGATGTGGCGTTGGTCCTCCATGCGGAACACAGTTTTAACGCCTCCACCTTTGCCGCCCGTGTCGCGGCCGGCACGCTGACCGATATCTATTCAGCAACCACCGCGGCGATTGCCACCTTAAAGGGACCATTGCATGGCGGGGCGAATGAAGAGGTGATCAAGATGCTTCGTCAGATCGGGTCTGTTTCTAACGCCAAAGGTTTTATTGAGGAGGAGTTGGCGGAAAAACGGCGGATTTTTGGTTTTGGCCACCGGGTCTACAAGACGATCGATCCCCGGGCGGTCCATCTGATGAAGATGTCCGAGGCGCTGGGCAAGGCCTCCGGTCATACCAAGTGGTATGAGATCAGCGTGGAGATCCAGAAGATCATGGGTGAACTGAAGGGGCTTAATGCCAACGTCGATTTTTACTCCGCCTCGCTCTATCAAACCATGGGGATCCCGGTCGATCTCTTCACCGCGATCTTCGGGATGTCCCGCGCCTCCGGCTGGACCGCCCATATTCTGGAACAATACCGGAACAACCGGCTGATCCGTCCGCTTGCCAAGTACACCGGTCCCCGGAATTTGAAGTACGTTCCGATTGACAATAGATAGTTCCTGGCCTGATCTTAAACAGTTGAAGCACCCATTGGGTGAATCACCCTTGGGTGAACCACCCCTTGACACGAGGTGTCACCCCCCGTAAAAGGGCTCGACCTCATGGGATCCTTTCGACTGACACGGCCCACAGAAGGAAATGCAATAACCCTCCGTTCCGACGGTCGTCTGGAGGTTCCCTCCGAACCGATCATCCCTTTTATCGAAGGGGATGGGACCGGCCCTGATATCTGGCGCGCCTCCGTCGCCGTTTTTGATGCGGCGGTCGCCAGGGCGTACGGGGGGAAAAGAAAAATCGCCTGGTTTGAACTGTTTGCCGGTGAAAAGGCGAAAAAGGTTTACGGCCCTGATTGTCCCCCGAACCTCTTGCCGGATGAAACCATCGAAAAAATCAGGGAGTATTTGGTGGCGATCAAGGGTCCGCTCACCACGCCGGTCGGGAAGGGGATTCGGAGCCTCAATGTGACGCTCCGTCAGCAGTTGGATCTCTACGTCTGTCTCCGCCCGGTCCGGTATTTCAAAGGGACCCCCTCTCCGGTCAAACAGCCGGAGCTGATCGATATGGTGATTTTTCGGGAAAATACCGAAGATATCTACGCCGGGATCGAATGGGAGGCGGAGTCTCCCGAGGCCAAAAAAGTGATCGGGTTCTTGCAGGGCCAGATGGGAGTCACGAAGATCCGGTTCCCGGAGACCTCGGGGATTGGCATCAAGCCGGTCTCCCGGGAAGGGACCGAACGGCTGGTTCGGGCGGCGATCCGTTACGCCCTGGAACGAAAACGGAAAAGCTTAACCCTCGTCCACAAGGGAAACATCATGAAGTTTACCGAGGGGGCGTTTCAGAAGTGGGGGTATGAACTGGCGGTGAGGGAGTTTAGGGATCGGGTCGTTACCTGGGAGGAACAACAAAAATCCCCCAGTCCCCCTTTGTCAAAGGGGGATACAGGGGGATTTCCAAAACTCCTTATTAAGGACGCCATCGCGGACAATTTTCTCCAGCAGATCCTCACCCGGGCGGCCGAATACGACGTGATTGCGACGCTTAATCTGAATGGGGATTATATTTCGGATGCCTTGGCGGCCCAGGTTGGAGGGATCGGGATCGCCCCGGGCGGCAACATCAACTTTATGACCGGTCGGGCGATCTTTGAGGCGACCCACGGGACGGCGCCGAAGTACGCCGGGCAGGACAAGGTGAATCCCGGTTCGGTGATCCTCTCCGGCGTGATGATGCTCGACTATCTGGGGTGGAAAGAGGCGGCGGCCCTGATTGTTCAGGGGTTGGAAAAGACGATTGCGAACAAGACGGTGACCTATGATTTTGCCCGGCTGATGGAAGGGGCGAAGGAGTTGAAGTGCTCGGAGTTCGGAAAAGAGATTATTAAAAATATGTAAGGAGAGGATCTATGGCGCGCAAAAAAATAGCATTGATCGGGGCCGGTCAAATCGGCGGGATCTTGGCGGAACTGGCCCTCCAAAAGGAACTGGGGGATATTGTTCTCTACGATGTCGTCCCTGGGATGCCTCAAGGGAAGGCGTTGGACCTGATGGAATCCCGGCCACTCCACAATTCCGATCTCATCGTCAAGGGGACCAACAATTTTGCCGATACCGCCGGGGCCGATCTGGTGATCGTGACTTCAGGGATGCCGAGAAAACCGGGGATGTCCCGTGACGATCTCCTTGCTAAAAATGTCGAGATTATCCGTGACGTCGCCCAGAACGTAAAAAAATATTGCCCTAATGCGTCGGGTGAACCACCCTTTGTGATTGTGGTCTCCAACCCGCTTGATGTGATGGTCTATGCAACCCACAAGATCACCGGTTTCCCCAAGAACAGGGTCATCGGCATGGCGGGGGTCTTGGATTCTTCCCGTTTTCGTGCCTTTGTGGCGATGGAACTGGGGGTCTCCGTGCAGGATGTGACTGCCCTGGTCCTGGGGGGGCATGGGGATGACATGGTTCCGATGCCCCGTTACTGTTCGGTGGGGGGTATCCCTTTGACCGACCTGCTTTCAAAAGAAAAAATTGAGGCGATTGTCCAACGGACACGAATGGCGGGTGGGGAGATTGTGAATCTCCTCAAAACTGGGAGTGCCTTCTTTTCACCAGCCGCCGCGGCGATTGCAATGGCGGAATCTTACCTGAAGGATCAAAAAAGGGTTTTGGCTTGCGCCGCCCTGCTTGAAGGAGAGTATGGGGTGAAGGGGTATTTCATGGGGGTGCCGGTGGTGATCGGTGCCGGAGGTATCGAGAAAATTTTGGAAGTAAAGATGAATGAAGCAGAGAAAAAATTGTTTGCGGAAAGTGTGGAGCATGTTAAGAAATTGGTCGCTGAGGTGAAACTGTAGGGATGGTTCGACTAAGCTCACCATGTCCGTGAATCATGGACATCCTGAGCCAAGTCGAAGGGTCAACTTTTATGTCTGATTTTGTCGTCAAAAGGATTCACTCGCTCCTCGGGATTTTTCCGATCGGCGCTTTTTTGCTCCAACATTTCTTTTCCAATTCTTACGTCTTTATTTCCGCGCAGGCGTACAATGAACATTCGGAATTTCTGACCAGTCTGCCGATGGTGGAGCTGATTGAACTTTCCACGATTTACCTCCCGATTTTTTTGCACATTGTCCTGGGGCTGGCGATTGTTTACCGAGGGCGAAACAATGTCACTTCCTACAACTATTTCCGTAACTGGATGTTCTTTCTGCAGCGGGCAACCGGGGTGATCGCCGTTGTTTTCATTGCGACCCACAGTTACACCACCCGGATTGCCACCTGGCTCGCCCACGAGGAGATGACCTTTCAGAAGATGAGCGACACGCTTCACCAGCCGTTCTGGTTCTGGTTTTATGCGATCGGGATCACGTCGGTCACCTTTCATTTTTGCAACGGGGTCTGGAGTTTCCTCGTGACCTGGGGGATTACCGTCGGCCCGAAGGCTCAGAAGGTTTCTTCCGCTGTCTCGATGTTTGGTTTTGTCCTGATGACGGCGTTAGGATTCGCAATTTTATTGAGGTTCGTTTAAATGGCACCAAAAATAATTATTGTCGGCGGCGGTTTGGCCGGTCTCTCGGCAACGATCAAGGCCTGTGAGGCCGGGGCGACGGTCGATCTCTTTTCCATTGTCCCGGTTCGTCGTTCCCATTCGGTTTGCGCCCAAGGGGGGATCAATGCCGCCGTGAATACGAAGGGGGAAGGGGATTCCCCGGCGCAGCATTTTGATGACACGATCTATGGCGGCGACTTTCTGGCCAACCAGACTCCTGTCAAAAACATGTGTGAAGCGGGTCCCGGGATTGTTTTTATGTTGGACCGGATGGGGGTTATGTTCAACCGGACGCCGGAGGGGCTGATCGACTTCCGCCGGTTTGGCGGGACTCTCTACAACCGGAC includes:
- a CDS encoding FAD-binding oxidoreductase codes for the protein MIETLDTLSGLVTVKTGFSFRALEKALNKKGYTSGYFSAPANEVTVQEALEKNLPNRDEKRYGSLWHLCTAVAVLTAQEGVRYETKRSPASAAGPLFKNIFIGSHGQWGRIVEATLKVFPR
- a CDS encoding (Fe-S)-binding protein, which codes for MTEQTLTPPAITKALENCTYCPKLCHYACPVAAVEGNETVTPWGLMSVMNLTRKGEIPFDQKTAALAYQCTHCGACTEACALGNPVPAALNHFRERAFAAGIVPAGAKETSLHFRKRSNPYGIDLLTKLQRTFGQEEMAEKGDPVVYFPGCTETEFFPENIKSFLNVVGRLNHFPVPLYPGEIQCCGYPLYAAGDRDGFREIAEIMSHALAEYDTIVTADPVCFTTLTTLYREAGFPIKKKILHRSEFLAPLLPEGFSVVEDKKIFLHDGCFLNGKHCCGAGGLFPVTSPKVSRAMAEAILTESAAAGARTLVTDSPTCELQLKGCHSKEIHVKNLIRVIEGNLVQKP
- a CDS encoding diacylglycerol kinase family lipid kinase, translating into MSKNLKTFFIINPKAGGGKADRRWPRIRETLRTGGFDGFEEVFTEATGHATELATEALRNNFEMVVAVGGDGTIHEVVNGFFHQGTLIKTGACLGILSLGRGSDLIRALGRSQKWEEQLRLLYGKETRMIDLGKIAYLAPDGRRRERYFVNIADCGIVGDVLQRLGQFPGFLGGTIAYLGSSLESFLLYRNKKVTITIDGEKLEPRRACAVIVANGQSFGGGLKVAPKAEIDDGLLDILIVADFHLLDFVLALPRLYAGTIDRSRSSKIIYRKAKKVHVASEEKVLLDVDGEQPGLLPAAFEIVPKGLAVKA
- a CDS encoding citrate synthase (catalyzes the formation of citrate from acetyl-CoA and oxaloacetate), which codes for MLKTPESPDIKLGLEGIIAAPSQICDIDGEKGELIYAGYNIHELAEKSTFEEVAFLLWHLRLPTRQELQRLMLDLEENSEIPHEIIGFLEKIAPRLSAMGMLRTFVSMLAHFDPEAGERSPAANENKALRIVAKIPTLIAAFDRFRKGEHFVPPKKGQNLATRFLYQLFGKEPLPEAAKAMDVALVLHAEHSFNASTFAARVAAGTLTDIYSATTAAIATLKGPLHGGANEEVIKMLRQIGSVSNAKGFIEEELAEKRRIFGFGHRVYKTIDPRAVHLMKMSEALGKASGHTKWYEISVEIQKIMGELKGLNANVDFYSASLYQTMGIPVDLFTAIFGMSRASGWTAHILEQYRNNRLIRPLAKYTGPRNLKYVPIDNR
- the icd gene encoding NADP-dependent isocitrate dehydrogenase — encoded protein: MGSFRLTRPTEGNAITLRSDGRLEVPSEPIIPFIEGDGTGPDIWRASVAVFDAAVARAYGGKRKIAWFELFAGEKAKKVYGPDCPPNLLPDETIEKIREYLVAIKGPLTTPVGKGIRSLNVTLRQQLDLYVCLRPVRYFKGTPSPVKQPELIDMVIFRENTEDIYAGIEWEAESPEAKKVIGFLQGQMGVTKIRFPETSGIGIKPVSREGTERLVRAAIRYALERKRKSLTLVHKGNIMKFTEGAFQKWGYELAVREFRDRVVTWEEQQKSPSPPLSKGDTGGFPKLLIKDAIADNFLQQILTRAAEYDVIATLNLNGDYISDALAAQVGGIGIAPGGNINFMTGRAIFEATHGTAPKYAGQDKVNPGSVILSGVMMLDYLGWKEAAALIVQGLEKTIANKTVTYDFARLMEGAKELKCSEFGKEIIKNM
- the mdh gene encoding malate dehydrogenase, with the translated sequence MARKKIALIGAGQIGGILAELALQKELGDIVLYDVVPGMPQGKALDLMESRPLHNSDLIVKGTNNFADTAGADLVIVTSGMPRKPGMSRDDLLAKNVEIIRDVAQNVKKYCPNASGEPPFVIVVSNPLDVMVYATHKITGFPKNRVIGMAGVLDSSRFRAFVAMELGVSVQDVTALVLGGHGDDMVPMPRYCSVGGIPLTDLLSKEKIEAIVQRTRMAGGEIVNLLKTGSAFFSPAAAAIAMAESYLKDQKRVLACAALLEGEYGVKGYFMGVPVVIGAGGIEKILEVKMNEAEKKLFAESVEHVKKLVAEVKL
- a CDS encoding succinate dehydrogenase produces the protein MSDFVVKRIHSLLGIFPIGAFLLQHFFSNSYVFISAQAYNEHSEFLTSLPMVELIELSTIYLPIFLHIVLGLAIVYRGRNNVTSYNYFRNWMFFLQRATGVIAVVFIATHSYTTRIATWLAHEEMTFQKMSDTLHQPFWFWFYAIGITSVTFHFCNGVWSFLVTWGITVGPKAQKVSSAVSMFGFVLMTALGFAILLRFV